Proteins from a genomic interval of Stenotrophomonas maltophilia:
- the htpX gene encoding protease HtpX has product MFTRIALFLATNFAVLILASIVMSLLRVNSNQMSGLLVMAAIFGFGGSLISLLLSKWMAKRSTGAVVITEPRNQTERWLLATVERQAKAAGIGMPEAAVYEGPEINAFATGANRNNALVAVSTGLLHNMSEDEAEAVLGHEIAHVANGDMITMALLQGVLNTFVIVLARVVGGIIDSALSGNREGGGRGFAYYIIVFVLEMVFGLFATMISMWFSRHREFRADAGGASLAGRQKMIAALERLQLNHGQSTLPTQIAAFGIAGSTAKKLFMSHPPLEERIAALRASTVA; this is encoded by the coding sequence ATGTTTACCCGCATTGCCCTGTTCCTGGCGACCAATTTCGCGGTCCTGATCCTCGCCAGCATCGTGATGTCGTTGCTGAGGGTCAATTCGAACCAGATGAGCGGCCTGCTGGTCATGGCCGCGATCTTTGGTTTTGGTGGCTCCCTCATCTCGCTGCTGCTGTCCAAGTGGATGGCCAAGCGTTCCACCGGCGCGGTGGTGATCACCGAGCCGCGCAACCAGACCGAACGCTGGCTGCTGGCCACCGTCGAGCGCCAGGCCAAGGCGGCCGGCATCGGCATGCCCGAAGCGGCCGTGTACGAAGGTCCGGAGATCAATGCCTTCGCCACCGGCGCCAACCGCAACAATGCGCTCGTGGCGGTGTCCACCGGCCTGCTGCACAACATGAGCGAGGATGAGGCCGAAGCGGTGCTGGGCCACGAGATCGCCCACGTCGCCAACGGTGACATGATCACCATGGCGCTGTTGCAGGGCGTGCTGAACACCTTCGTGATCGTGCTGGCCCGCGTGGTCGGCGGCATCATCGACAGCGCGCTGTCGGGCAACCGCGAAGGCGGCGGCCGCGGCTTTGCCTACTACATCATCGTGTTCGTGCTGGAGATGGTGTTCGGTCTGTTCGCCACCATGATCTCGATGTGGTTCTCGCGCCACCGCGAGTTCCGCGCCGACGCTGGCGGTGCCTCGCTGGCCGGTCGCCAGAAGATGATCGCCGCGCTGGAGCGCCTGCAGCTCAACCACGGCCAGAGCACGCTGCCGACCCAGATTGCCGCCTTCGGTATTGCTGGTTCGACCGCGAAGAAGCTGTTCATGAGCCACCCGCCGCTGGAAGAGCGCATCGCCGCGCTGCGGGCGTCGAC
- the gluQRS gene encoding tRNA glutamyl-Q(34) synthetase GluQRS, which produces MTSPIPCGRFAPSPTGLLHPGSLLAAFGSWLLARHHGGLWRLRIEDVDPPRTVPGAAESQLQALAAFGLAHDGAILWQSARGEAYQAALDVLLASDQAFVCHCSRSDLAASSGIHHRCVARQPRPDPAVRFRVPPGSIVRFTDGLRGPQQQDVHAEVGDFVLRRADGCWAYQLAVVVDDAAQGVTEVVRGADLLDSTARQILLQQALGLAVPHYWHLPLLLDAPGHKLSKSLAALAVDSSRPLPVLRQLWQLLGQAPGALEPAHDLDTLLAAARQAFDPALLPRTDILLPPGALSAPMLQNHPSPT; this is translated from the coding sequence ATGACCTCCCCCATTCCCTGCGGCCGCTTCGCGCCCTCGCCGACCGGCCTGCTCCACCCCGGATCCCTGCTCGCCGCCTTCGGCAGCTGGCTGCTCGCGCGCCATCACGGCGGCCTGTGGCGGCTGCGCATCGAAGACGTCGACCCACCGCGCACCGTTCCCGGCGCCGCCGAGTCACAACTACAGGCGCTGGCAGCGTTCGGGCTGGCCCACGATGGTGCGATCCTCTGGCAGAGCGCGCGCGGCGAGGCCTACCAGGCCGCCCTGGACGTGCTGCTGGCCAGCGACCAGGCCTTTGTCTGCCATTGCAGCCGCAGCGACCTGGCTGCCAGCAGTGGCATCCACCATCGTTGCGTCGCCCGTCAACCCCGGCCGGACCCCGCCGTCCGCTTCCGTGTTCCACCCGGCAGCATCGTGCGCTTCACCGATGGCCTGCGTGGACCGCAGCAGCAGGACGTGCATGCCGAGGTCGGCGACTTCGTGCTGCGCCGTGCGGATGGCTGCTGGGCCTACCAGCTGGCTGTCGTGGTCGATGACGCCGCACAGGGCGTGACCGAGGTGGTACGTGGTGCCGACCTGCTCGACTCTACAGCGCGGCAGATCCTGCTGCAGCAGGCATTGGGGCTGGCGGTGCCGCACTACTGGCACCTGCCGCTGCTGTTGGATGCGCCGGGCCACAAACTATCCAAGTCGCTGGCGGCACTGGCGGTGGACAGTTCGCGCCCACTGCCGGTGCTGCGCCAGCTCTGGCAGCTGCTCGGCCAGGCACCCGGGGCACTGGAACCTGCGCACGATCTGGACACGCTGTTGGCGGCCGCCCGGCAGGCCTTCGACCCAGCACTACTGCCACGTACCGACATCCTGCTGCCACCCGGCGCACTTTCTGCGCCGATGTTGCAGAATCACCCCTCCCCCACCTGA
- the phbB gene encoding acetoacetyl-CoA reductase — protein MTSRVALVTGGTGGIGTAICQRLADQGHRVATNYRDEAKARAWQQAMAERGYSVSIFPGDVSDPDSAEALVRAVEAELGPVEILVNNAGITRDTTFHRMRADQWHDVINTNLNSVFNVTRPVIEGMRRRGWGRVIQISSINGLKGQYGQANYAAAKAGMHGFTISLARENAGFGITVNTISPGYVATDMVMAVPEEVRAKIVADIPTGRLGKPEEIAYGVSFLVAEEASWITGSNLDINGGHHMGW, from the coding sequence ATGACATCTCGCGTCGCACTGGTCACCGGCGGAACCGGCGGCATCGGCACCGCCATCTGCCAGCGCCTGGCCGACCAGGGCCACCGGGTCGCCACCAATTACCGCGACGAGGCCAAGGCCCGCGCCTGGCAGCAGGCGATGGCCGAACGCGGTTACAGCGTGTCGATCTTCCCGGGTGATGTCTCTGATCCGGACAGTGCCGAAGCACTGGTGCGTGCAGTCGAGGCCGAACTGGGCCCGGTCGAGATCCTGGTCAACAACGCCGGCATCACCCGCGACACCACCTTCCATCGCATGCGCGCGGACCAGTGGCACGATGTGATCAACACCAACCTCAACTCGGTGTTCAACGTCACCCGCCCGGTCATCGAGGGCATGCGCCGGCGGGGCTGGGGCCGGGTCATCCAGATCAGCTCGATCAACGGCCTGAAGGGCCAGTACGGCCAGGCCAACTACGCGGCCGCGAAGGCCGGCATGCATGGCTTCACCATCTCGCTGGCCCGCGAGAACGCCGGCTTCGGCATTACCGTCAACACCATTTCGCCCGGCTACGTGGCCACCGACATGGTGATGGCGGTGCCGGAAGAAGTGCGCGCCAAGATCGTCGCCGACATTCCCACCGGGCGCCTCGGCAAGCCGGAGGAAATCGCTTACGGGGTGTCCTTCCTGGTGGCGGAGGAAGCCTCGTGGATCACCGGCAGCAACCTGGACATCAATGGCGGCCACCATATGGGTTGGTAA
- the phaR gene encoding polyhydroxyalkanoate synthesis repressor PhaR, with product MAATRIIKKYPNRRLYDTEISSYITIEDVRQLILDGEDFEVRDAKSGDDLTRSVLLQIIADQEQDGEPMLSTQLLSQLIRFYGDSLQGFMGNYLERSMQVFLDQQQQFRQQMGNLLGQTPWAMMNQLTERNLELWQEFQRSMGTGFGGPRPGGTGTGTGAGTGNKPNEPGTGTGGKTRR from the coding sequence ATGGCTGCGACCCGCATCATCAAGAAGTATCCGAACCGCCGCCTCTACGACACCGAGATCTCCAGCTACATCACCATCGAGGACGTGCGCCAACTGATCCTGGACGGTGAAGACTTCGAAGTCCGTGACGCCAAGAGCGGCGACGACCTCACCCGTTCGGTCCTGCTGCAGATCATCGCCGACCAGGAACAGGACGGCGAACCGATGCTGTCCACCCAGCTGCTGAGCCAGCTGATCCGCTTCTACGGCGACTCCCTTCAGGGCTTCATGGGCAACTACCTGGAGCGCAGCATGCAGGTCTTCCTCGACCAGCAGCAGCAGTTCCGCCAGCAGATGGGCAACCTGCTGGGCCAGACCCCGTGGGCGATGATGAACCAGTTGACCGAGCGCAACCTGGAGCTGTGGCAGGAATTCCAGCGCAGCATGGGCACCGGTTTCGGTGGTCCGCGACCGGGTGGCACCGGAACGGGAACCGGCGCAGGTACCGGCAACAAGCCGAACGAGCCGGGCACCGGCACCGGCGGCAAGACCCGCCGCTGA
- a CDS encoding TraB/GumN family protein — protein sequence MPLKRLFRATLLMAAFAIAPLAPARNAPATDATAAAKPPVPLLWKVTGPGDSRVYLLGSFHLLKPQDYPLSPDVEQAFEASQRVVFELSPEDMQSPQLASRMVQAAVRTDGSELKRDLDAATWQKLQAFASENKLPLAQMQGMKPWFVGLSISVGQMQKMGLDPALGLDRHFMERAQKTGRKTAGLEDIDTQIGMLDGMTVQEQRQMLSEALDQAGKGDEQARQLHDAWRRGDERVLWTKMAAEMRQQYPQLYQRINTGRNDAWVPKLLPYLQAGQGGTLVVVGTLHLLGNDGVVEKLKAKGYKVERVCTGCKAKR from the coding sequence ATGCCGTTGAAGCGACTGTTCCGTGCAACGCTGCTGATGGCAGCGTTTGCAATCGCGCCGCTGGCACCGGCGCGCAATGCACCGGCCACCGACGCCACGGCGGCGGCCAAGCCGCCGGTGCCGCTGCTGTGGAAGGTGACCGGCCCGGGGGATTCACGCGTGTACCTGCTTGGATCATTCCATCTGTTGAAGCCGCAGGACTACCCGCTGTCGCCCGATGTCGAGCAGGCCTTCGAGGCTTCGCAGCGGGTCGTGTTCGAACTGTCGCCGGAGGACATGCAGTCGCCGCAGCTGGCCAGCCGCATGGTGCAGGCCGCGGTGCGCACCGATGGCAGCGAGCTCAAGCGCGATCTTGACGCGGCCACCTGGCAGAAGCTGCAGGCGTTTGCATCCGAGAACAAGCTTCCGCTGGCACAGATGCAGGGCATGAAGCCCTGGTTCGTCGGCCTGAGCATTTCGGTTGGGCAGATGCAGAAGATGGGCCTGGACCCGGCGCTGGGCCTGGACCGTCATTTCATGGAGCGTGCGCAGAAGACCGGCCGCAAGACTGCCGGGTTGGAAGACATCGATACCCAGATCGGCATGCTCGACGGCATGACCGTGCAGGAGCAGCGACAGATGCTGTCCGAGGCGCTGGACCAGGCGGGCAAGGGCGATGAGCAGGCACGTCAGCTGCACGACGCATGGCGGCGCGGCGATGAGCGCGTGTTGTGGACGAAGATGGCCGCGGAAATGCGCCAGCAGTACCCGCAGCTTTACCAGCGCATCAACACCGGGCGCAACGATGCCTGGGTGCCGAAGCTGCTGCCGTACCTGCAGGCCGGGCAGGGCGGCACGCTGGTGGTGGTCGGTACCCTGCACCTGCTGGGCAACGACGGCGTGGTCGAGAAGCTGAAGGCGAAGGGCTACAAGGTCGAGCGCGTATGCACGGGGTGCAAGGCGAAACGCTGA
- a CDS encoding DUF1684 domain-containing protein, with amino-acid sequence MRYRGMGGLLAALLLAACSPATPPAPKVTEDPAYAAAQQQWRVARYEDLTRPDGWTALVGLHWLQNKSHFVGSGPTNGIRLTVGPDKLGLLRREGSQWWFTPEAGVDVSHDGQPVRGRIRIDTDKDPQPTLLAFDGGKGQLSIIRRGPRDALRVKHADAPARRDFAGLEYWPGGPDWQVQARFIPHPAGKTLPIVDITGLTTEMPNAGAVEFERDGRTWRLEAIGAAGQPLFLIFADRTSGRGSYPAGRYLDTDAPAADGTVRIDFNHAYNPPCAFTAYATCPLAPPENRLDLRMEAGEKAYHLSEGEG; translated from the coding sequence ATGCGTTATCGGGGAATGGGCGGCCTGCTGGCCGCCTTGCTGTTGGCCGCGTGCAGCCCGGCGACACCGCCGGCGCCGAAGGTCACTGAAGATCCGGCCTATGCGGCCGCGCAGCAGCAATGGCGGGTGGCCCGCTACGAGGACCTGACCCGGCCCGATGGCTGGACGGCCCTGGTGGGCCTGCATTGGCTGCAGAACAAATCACATTTCGTCGGTAGCGGCCCCACCAATGGCATCCGCCTGACGGTCGGCCCGGACAAGCTGGGCCTGCTGCGTCGCGAGGGCAGCCAGTGGTGGTTCACGCCCGAAGCCGGTGTGGACGTCAGCCATGACGGCCAGCCGGTACGCGGCCGTATCCGCATCGACACCGACAAGGATCCGCAGCCGACCCTGTTGGCCTTCGACGGCGGCAAGGGGCAGCTCAGCATCATCCGGCGCGGGCCGCGCGATGCACTGCGGGTCAAGCACGCCGATGCGCCGGCGCGCCGTGATTTCGCCGGCCTGGAGTACTGGCCGGGTGGCCCGGACTGGCAGGTGCAGGCACGTTTCATCCCGCATCCGGCGGGCAAGACCCTGCCCATTGTCGACATCACCGGTCTGACCACCGAAATGCCCAATGCCGGTGCGGTCGAATTCGAACGTGACGGCCGCACATGGCGGCTGGAGGCGATCGGAGCCGCCGGGCAGCCGTTGTTCCTGATCTTTGCCGACCGCACCAGTGGCCGCGGCAGTTATCCGGCCGGTCGCTACCTGGATACCGACGCGCCCGCTGCCGACGGCACGGTACGCATTGATTTCAACCATGCCTACAACCCGCCGTGTGCATTCACCGCCTATGCCACGTGCCCGCTGGCGCCGCCGGAAAACCGGCTGGACCTGCGCATGGAAGCGGGCGAGAAGGCCTACCACCTGTCTGAAGGAGAAGGCTGA
- the mutL gene encoding DNA mismatch repair endonuclease MutL — MSAPGPRPIRPLPEILINQIAAGEVVERPASVVKELVENAIDAGASRVDIDLEEGGGGRLIRIRDNGSGIAPEQLPLAVSRHATSKIADLDDLESVATLGFRGEALPSIASVSRFTLSSRRAHDEHGSALQIEGGKIGEVTPRAHAPGTTVEVRELFYNVPARRKFLRAERTELGHIEEWLRSLALARPDVELRVSHNGKASRRYKPGDLYSDARLAETLGEDFANQAVRVDHSGAGLRLHGWIAQPHYSRASADQQYLYVNGRSVRDRSVAHAVKMAYGDVLYHGRQPAYVLFLELDPTRVDVNVHPAKHEVRFRDSRLVHDFVYRTLKDALADTRAGTSVQEIGAGPLHPVDAAAAPMASSAGASGFGLVRGPAPGAGPGGGGGGFSGWRPQQPLGLQVADAPAAYAALYATPSGAERGAALPPMPTENGLPVTSADAGVPPLGYAIAQLHGIYILAENAEGLIVVDMHAAHERIGYERLKNAHDGIGLQSQPLLVPITLAVGEREADTAESEAGTLAALGFEVTRAGPGSLHVRSIPALLAHAEPEGLLRDVLTDLREHGQSRRVASARDELLSTMACHGAVRANRRLTVPEMNALLRDMEITERSGQCNHGRPTWARFSLAEIDRWFLRGR; from the coding sequence ATGAGCGCGCCCGGCCCGCGTCCGATCCGGCCGTTGCCGGAAATCCTGATCAACCAGATCGCCGCCGGCGAAGTGGTCGAACGTCCTGCATCGGTGGTCAAGGAGCTGGTCGAGAACGCGATCGATGCCGGTGCCAGCCGTGTCGATATCGACCTCGAGGAGGGGGGGGGGGGCCGCCTGATCCGCATCCGCGACAACGGCAGTGGCATCGCACCGGAACAGCTGCCACTGGCGGTATCGCGCCATGCCACCAGCAAGATCGCCGACCTCGACGACCTCGAATCGGTGGCCACGCTCGGTTTCCGTGGCGAAGCACTGCCCTCGATCGCCTCGGTCAGCCGCTTCACCCTGTCCTCGCGCCGCGCGCACGACGAGCACGGTTCGGCACTGCAGATTGAAGGCGGCAAGATCGGCGAGGTGACCCCGCGCGCGCATGCACCGGGCACCACGGTGGAAGTGCGCGAGTTGTTCTACAACGTACCGGCGCGACGCAAGTTCCTGCGCGCCGAGCGTACCGAACTGGGCCATATCGAAGAATGGCTGCGTTCGCTGGCGCTGGCGCGACCGGATGTCGAGCTGCGCGTGTCGCACAACGGCAAGGCCTCGCGCCGCTACAAGCCAGGCGATCTGTACTCCGATGCGCGGCTGGCCGAAACGCTGGGCGAGGACTTTGCCAACCAGGCCGTGCGCGTTGACCACAGCGGTGCCGGCCTGCGCCTGCATGGATGGATCGCGCAGCCGCATTATTCGCGGGCCAGCGCTGATCAACAGTACCTGTACGTCAACGGCCGTTCGGTGCGGGATCGCAGTGTCGCCCACGCAGTGAAGATGGCTTATGGCGATGTGCTGTACCACGGCCGGCAGCCGGCCTATGTGCTGTTTCTGGAGCTGGATCCGACCCGCGTCGATGTCAACGTGCATCCGGCCAAGCATGAAGTGCGCTTCCGTGATTCGCGGCTGGTGCATGACTTCGTCTACCGCACACTGAAGGACGCGCTGGCTGATACCCGCGCCGGCACGTCGGTGCAGGAGATCGGTGCGGGTCCGTTGCATCCGGTGGACGCCGCCGCTGCACCAATGGCATCGAGCGCGGGCGCGTCGGGTTTCGGGCTGGTGCGTGGGCCTGCGCCCGGTGCCGGCCCAGGCGGCGGTGGTGGTGGTTTTTCCGGCTGGCGCCCGCAGCAGCCCCTTGGGCTGCAGGTGGCTGACGCGCCGGCGGCCTACGCCGCACTGTATGCCACGCCGTCCGGTGCCGAACGCGGGGCGGCGCTGCCGCCGATGCCCACCGAGAATGGCCTGCCGGTCACCAGTGCCGATGCCGGTGTGCCGCCGCTGGGCTATGCGATCGCGCAGCTGCACGGCATCTACATCCTGGCCGAGAACGCAGAAGGCCTGATCGTGGTCGACATGCATGCCGCACACGAGCGCATCGGCTACGAGCGCCTGAAGAACGCGCACGATGGTATCGGCCTGCAGTCGCAGCCGCTGCTGGTGCCGATCACGCTGGCAGTGGGCGAGCGCGAGGCCGACACTGCCGAAAGTGAAGCCGGAACGTTGGCGGCGCTCGGCTTCGAGGTGACCCGTGCCGGTCCCGGATCGCTGCACGTGCGCAGTATTCCAGCGCTGTTGGCGCATGCCGAACCGGAGGGGCTGCTGCGCGATGTGCTGACCGACCTGCGCGAGCATGGCCAGAGCCGCCGCGTGGCCAGCGCACGTGACGAACTGCTGTCGACCATGGCCTGCCACGGTGCGGTGCGTGCCAACCGGCGCCTGACCGTGCCGGAAATGAACGCGCTGCTGCGCGACATGGAAATCACCGAGCGGTCTGGCCAGTGCAACCACGGCCGGCCGACCTGGGCCCGTTTTTCGCTGGCGGAAATCGACCGCTGGTTCCTGCGCGGACGTTGA
- a CDS encoding N-acetylmuramoyl-L-alanine amidase has protein sequence MRPGNRLIAICAAVGLGLASVSAWAGEVRQVLLNTGATGTRAEISLVGSGGYKTLSLAGPNRLVVDFPDSSAIRNLKMPAAQGVVTAVRTGQPVPGTFRVVFDLAESVAPFRPQMQREGNESKLVIEWPGDGPAVAASRPAATPAVQPQAPVNTPAPTPAESAQSRSDAARATALLTAQVRQQASATAAAPATPTPAPSTAPAQVAAAGTVASSSPSSSPAAILAGQRTAAVVTTPPATVPAPAPTPVEPPRPAMPSDASRIRMQAGMRHLVVAIDPGHGGQDPGAIGPTGKREKDVTLAVARELARQVNATPGLKAYLTRDSDVFIPLPMRAQKARANKADIFISIHADAAENRSATGSSVYVLSTKGASSQRARWLADKENAADLVGGVRLQQTEGTLANVLLDLAQSGYMKASEDAAGHVLGGLKRIGNNHKPNIERANFAVLRTSDMPAMLVETAFISNPDEERRLIDPAYQRKIAGAVLDGVHTFFSRQPPPGTLYAARAQAEIDAAGTMAGGSK, from the coding sequence ATGCGCCCGGGGAACCGTCTCATCGCCATCTGTGCCGCCGTCGGACTGGGTCTGGCGAGCGTCAGTGCGTGGGCCGGTGAAGTCCGCCAGGTCCTGCTGAATACGGGCGCCACCGGCACCCGTGCCGAGATCTCGCTGGTCGGCAGTGGCGGTTACAAGACCCTGTCGCTGGCCGGACCGAACCGCCTGGTGGTCGATTTCCCGGACTCCAGCGCCATACGCAACCTGAAGATGCCGGCCGCGCAGGGCGTGGTGACGGCGGTGCGTACCGGACAGCCGGTGCCGGGAACCTTCCGTGTCGTTTTCGACCTCGCTGAATCGGTGGCGCCGTTCCGCCCGCAGATGCAGCGCGAGGGCAATGAATCCAAGCTGGTGATCGAATGGCCCGGCGATGGCCCTGCCGTGGCCGCCAGCCGTCCGGCAGCGACGCCGGCGGTGCAGCCGCAGGCACCAGTCAACACGCCCGCGCCGACGCCGGCGGAGAGCGCGCAGTCGCGTTCCGATGCCGCGCGTGCGACCGCGCTGCTGACTGCCCAGGTTCGCCAGCAGGCCAGTGCCACTGCCGCCGCGCCGGCCACGCCCACCCCGGCGCCGTCCACCGCGCCGGCCCAGGTTGCGGCTGCCGGAACCGTGGCCAGCAGCTCGCCTTCCTCCTCGCCGGCCGCGATCCTCGCCGGCCAACGCACCGCCGCCGTGGTGACCACGCCGCCGGCGACCGTGCCGGCACCGGCACCGACGCCGGTGGAACCGCCGCGTCCGGCCATGCCCAGTGATGCCTCGCGCATCCGCATGCAGGCCGGCATGCGTCATCTGGTGGTCGCCATCGATCCCGGCCACGGTGGCCAGGATCCGGGCGCGATCGGCCCGACCGGCAAGCGCGAAAAGGATGTCACCCTGGCGGTGGCCCGTGAGCTTGCCCGCCAGGTCAACGCCACGCCGGGCCTGAAGGCGTACCTGACCCGCGACAGCGACGTGTTCATCCCGCTGCCGATGCGCGCGCAGAAGGCGCGTGCGAACAAGGCCGACATCTTCATTTCGATCCACGCCGATGCGGCTGAAAACCGTTCGGCCACCGGCTCGTCGGTCTATGTCCTGTCGACCAAGGGTGCTTCTTCGCAGCGCGCCCGTTGGCTGGCGGACAAGGAGAACGCGGCCGATCTGGTGGGTGGCGTACGCCTGCAGCAGACCGAGGGCACGCTCGCCAACGTGCTGCTGGACCTGGCCCAGAGCGGTTACATGAAGGCGTCTGAAGATGCCGCCGGCCACGTGCTGGGCGGCCTGAAGCGGATCGGCAACAATCACAAGCCGAACATCGAACGCGCCAACTTCGCCGTGCTGCGCACCTCGGACATGCCGGCGATGCTGGTGGAAACCGCGTTCATCTCCAATCCGGACGAAGAGCGCCGCCTGATCGACCCGGCCTACCAGCGCAAGATCGCCGGTGCCGTGCTCGATGGCGTGCATACCTTCTTCAGCCGCCAGCCACCGCCGGGCACGCTGTACGCGGCCCGCGCCCAGGCCGAGATCGACGCTGCCGGGACCATGGCCGGCGGCAGCAAGTAG
- the tsaE gene encoding tRNA (adenosine(37)-N6)-threonylcarbamoyltransferase complex ATPase subunit type 1 TsaE produces MTDFFLADSDATELLGQWLAATRPPQALIELRGDLGAGKSTTARALLRALGVQGAIRSPTYTLVERYPLASGGEAWHLDLYRIGQAGELDFLGLDEGSAVLWLVEWPERGAGALPPTDLVVALEIEGQGRRVRLTGSSDAGNEWLKRLPQGGDLQAISVG; encoded by the coding sequence ATGACTGACTTCTTCCTTGCCGACAGCGACGCAACCGAACTGCTCGGGCAGTGGCTGGCGGCGACCCGACCGCCGCAGGCGCTGATCGAACTGCGCGGCGACCTCGGGGCCGGCAAGTCCACCACGGCCCGTGCACTGCTGCGCGCGCTGGGCGTGCAGGGTGCCATCCGCAGCCCGACGTATACCCTGGTCGAGCGCTATCCGCTGGCCAGTGGCGGCGAGGCCTGGCACCTGGACCTGTACCGCATCGGCCAGGCTGGCGAGCTGGATTTCCTCGGCCTGGACGAGGGCAGTGCGGTGCTGTGGCTCGTCGAATGGCCCGAGCGGGGCGCCGGCGCCTTGCCGCCGACCGACCTGGTGGTGGCGCTGGAAATCGAGGGCCAGGGGCGTCGCGTGCGTCTCACTGGATCCAGCGACGCAGGGAATGAATGGCTGAAACGGCTCCCTCAAGGGGGTGACTTGCAGGCCATTTCTGTCGGCTGA
- a CDS encoding NAD(P)H-hydrate dehydratase — MANLADLFDSAAARALDAQASALAAEGGWGLMAQAGQAAWQCLLQHWPQARRIGVVVGAGNNGGDGHVLARHALQAGREVLVIAMPGKSPSTVLAQRAASEFTSGGGTITDFDGALPEADIWVDALFGLGFDRAPEGVAQALIVALNAQAAPVLALDVPSGVDADRAAVPGVAVKAALTLQFIVPHRGLYTGDALDHCGQKVLAPLQLPAAAWQGASYAAEHWTQARLPALLPPRRANTHKGESGHVLCVGGNHGSGGAIAMAAEAALRAGAGLLSLGTRRDHVGPLLARLPEAMTHALEDGDVLPALLDKARVAAIGPGLGQDEWARALFARVLACGKPLVVDADALNLLAQDPRALPDAILTPHPGEAARLLGCSTADIQADRYASAQALAERFHAVVVLKGAGSIVAAPGQRPRVIAAGNPGMAVGGMGDLLTGIIASLCAQGLAAFDAAAAGALLHALAGDAAAADGARGLLPTDLLVPLRRLANPERSS; from the coding sequence ATGGCCAACCTTGCCGATCTGTTCGATTCCGCTGCCGCGCGTGCGCTTGATGCGCAGGCCTCGGCGCTGGCCGCCGAGGGCGGTTGGGGCCTGATGGCGCAGGCCGGCCAGGCCGCCTGGCAGTGCCTGCTGCAGCATTGGCCGCAGGCGCGGCGGATCGGCGTGGTGGTCGGTGCGGGCAACAACGGCGGCGATGGCCATGTGCTCGCCCGTCATGCGCTGCAGGCCGGGCGCGAGGTTCTGGTGATCGCCATGCCGGGGAAGTCGCCGTCAACCGTGCTGGCGCAGCGTGCAGCATCGGAATTCACGTCCGGCGGCGGCACCATCACCGATTTCGACGGCGCGCTGCCCGAGGCCGACATCTGGGTTGATGCCCTGTTCGGTCTGGGCTTCGATCGCGCGCCGGAAGGCGTGGCGCAGGCGCTGATTGTCGCGCTCAACGCGCAGGCGGCACCGGTATTGGCCCTGGACGTCCCCAGTGGCGTCGATGCCGACCGCGCTGCCGTACCGGGCGTGGCCGTGAAGGCCGCTTTGACCCTGCAGTTCATCGTGCCGCATCGCGGGCTGTATACCGGCGACGCGCTGGATCATTGTGGTCAGAAGGTGCTGGCGCCGCTGCAGCTACCCGCGGCCGCATGGCAGGGCGCGTCATACGCCGCAGAGCATTGGACCCAGGCTCGCTTGCCGGCACTGCTGCCGCCGCGCCGCGCCAACACTCACAAGGGCGAATCCGGGCACGTGCTGTGCGTCGGCGGCAACCATGGCAGCGGCGGTGCCATCGCCATGGCGGCCGAGGCCGCTTTGCGTGCGGGCGCGGGATTGCTGAGCCTGGGCACCCGCCGCGATCACGTCGGCCCGTTGCTGGCGCGCCTGCCGGAGGCGATGACCCATGCGCTGGAAGACGGCGATGTGCTGCCGGCATTGCTGGACAAGGCCAGGGTGGCAGCGATCGGCCCCGGGCTGGGCCAGGACGAATGGGCGCGCGCACTGTTTGCACGGGTATTGGCGTGTGGCAAACCGCTGGTGGTCGATGCCGATGCTCTGAACCTGTTGGCGCAGGATCCGCGCGCCCTGCCCGACGCCATCCTTACGCCGCATCCGGGCGAGGCCGCACGCCTGCTCGGCTGCAGCACCGCCGACATCCAGGCCGACCGCTACGCCAGCGCGCAGGCACTGGCCGAGCGCTTCCACGCCGTGGTGGTGCTGAAGGGCGCCGGCAGCATCGTTGCGGCGCCCGGGCAACGGCCACGAGTGATTGCCGCAGGCAATCCCGGCATGGCCGTGGGGGGCATGGGCGACCTGCTCACCGGCATCATTGCCAGCCTGTGCGCGCAGGGGCTGGCCGCCTTCGACGCCGCCGCTGCTGGTGCACTGCTGCATGCGCTCGCTGGCGACGCTGCGGCCGCCGACGGCGCCCGCGGCCTGCTTCCCACTGATCTGCTGGTGCCGCTGCGGCGACTGGCCAACCCGGAACGCTCTTCATGA